A single genomic interval of Pseudomonas sp. FeN3W harbors:
- a CDS encoding IS3 family transposase (programmed frameshift) produces MEAAKRRSQRDYTMTFKLSVVDQVEKGELSYKEAQERYGIQGKTTVLTWLRKHGRQNWNPGAYLGSPRMGIMPEQNRPLTPEQRIKELEEQLALSNQKAQFFEAVVDVLQTDYGLSVVKKRPRQVLSQKRIQNLSISRACQFMGISRQAYYKRNRAYTARLVLDQEVVDFVTQKRLRQPRMGTRKLHYLMHCQPQHGLQVGRDRLFSILRERRLLVARKRAYHKTTDSHHRFRRHPNLLKPGPDQVVPSGPEQVWVADITYLPTQEGVAYLSLVTDAYSRKIVGYHVHESLHTESVAQALRRAVRQRQTVQPLIHHSDRGSQYCSGLYQALHAKHDIRCSMTDGYDCYQNALAERVNGILKTELLLQRPQDLAQAKKMVSESVAIYNRERPHLSLRYQTPDAMHRAFG; encoded by the exons ATGGAAGCAGCAAAAAGGCGCAGCCAGCGGGACTACACGATGACTTTTAAATTGTCGGTTGTCGACCAGGTCGAAAAAGGCGAGCTGAGTTATAAAGAGGCTCAGGAGCGTTACGGGATTCAAGGCAAGACGACCGTTCTGACGTGGTTACGCAAGCATGGTCGGCAAAACTGGAATCCAGGCGCATATCTTGGCTCGCCGAGGATGGGGATCATGCCCGAGCAAAACCGCCCATTGACGCCAGAGCAACGCATCAAAGAGCTTGAAGAGCAGCTTGCTCTGTCGAATCAAAAAGCGCAGTTTTTCGAAGCTGTCGTGGATGTGTTGCAAACTGACTACGGTCTTTCTGTCGTAAAAAAGCGTC CCCGGCAAGTCCTCTCGCAAAAACGAATCCAAAACCTGAGCATCAGCAGGGCTTGCCAGTTCATGGGGATAAGCCGACAGGCTTACTACAAGCGCAATCGCGCCTACACTGCTCGTTTGGTACTGGATCAGGAAGTAGTTGATTTCGTTACCCAAAAACGTCTGCGGCAACCCCGCATGGGGACGCGAAAGCTGCATTATTTGATGCATTGTCAGCCACAGCATGGGCTGCAAGTGGGCCGAGATCGCCTGTTTTCCATTCTGCGCGAGAGACGTTTATTGGTGGCCCGCAAGCGGGCGTATCACAAAACGACTGACAGCCATCATCGCTTTCGGCGACATCCGAACCTGCTCAAACCGGGTCCTGATCAGGTGGTTCCAAGCGGCCCGGAGCAAGTCTGGGTGGCTGACATTACCTATCTGCCCACCCAAGAAGGTGTGGCTTATCTGAGCCTTGTAACCGACGCGTATTCGCGAAAGATCGTGGGATATCACGTCCATGAAAGCCTGCACACCGAGTCGGTAGCGCAGGCGCTGCGTCGAGCAGTGAGACAACGTCAAACCGTGCAGCCGCTGATTCATCACTCGGACAGGGGCAGCCAGTACTGCTCGGGGCTGTACCAGGCGTTGCATGCGAAACACGACATCAGGTGCTCTATGACGGACGGCTATGACTGTTATCAAAACGCGTTGGCAGAGCGGGTCAACGGGATATTGAAGACAGAGCTTTTGCTTCAAAGACCACAGGATTTAGCACAGGCGAAGAAGATGGTGAGTGAATCGGTAGCGATCTATAACCGCGAGCGTCCGCACCTGTCTTTGAGATATCAAACGCCCGATGCGATGCACCGGGCATTTGGGTGA